One Leopardus geoffroyi isolate Oge1 chromosome C1, O.geoffroyi_Oge1_pat1.0, whole genome shotgun sequence DNA segment encodes these proteins:
- the LOC123596789 gene encoding Kruppel-like factor 18, with the protein MSAAPEPQLHIPLADHGEDSQHESTQRMMTPLKSTMVTFFDERRPTTSQMTDVIDNPKTTFTACQKITANKIAIPNEGSQMKTLSDDQILYGGQVTVPKENHMMTFSAKQTFTEGHTMTSSGNQTLNWNQMTTLCEEQQMKTLSDDQTLYGDHMTFTGGQTLYGGQMETYSGDQMLYGGHMTLSGYQTLYGGQMKSLSDDQTLYGGQMTYSGDQILYDSQVNTFGDDQSLYGGQMMTLKGHHMTTSTDDHTVYGDHMMPHQSSSLPYPGFLYFSSSHLIYGQTLEKQKCNVKTQRCQVQKNPNVLKTYTCTYQDCGKSYTKPSHLRIHERKHTGK; encoded by the exons ATGTCAGCTGCACCAGAACCACAGCTCCATATACCTCTGGCTGACCATGGTGAAGACAGCCAACATGAGTCAACCCAGAGGATGATGACTCCTCTGAAGTCTACAATG GTGACTTTCTTTGATGAGAGAAGACCCACAACCTCCCAGATGACAGATGTTATTGACAACCCAAAGACAACATTCACTGCTTGCCAAAAGATAACTGCAAATAAGATAGCGATCCCCAATGAAGGTAGTCAAATGAAGACCCTCAGTGATGACCAGATCCTCTATGGAGGCCAGGTGACAGTTCCTAAAGAGAACCACATGATGACCTTCAGTGCTAAGCAGACCTTCACTGAGGGCCATACAATGACTTCCAGTGGTAATCAGACCCTGAATTGGAACCAGATGACAACACTGTGTGAAGAACAACAGATGAAGACCCTGAGTGATGACCAGACCCTCTATGGAGACCATATGACCTTCACTGGGGGCCAGACCCTCTATGGGGGCCAGATGGAGACCTACAGTGGTGACCAGATGCTCTATGGAGGCCACATGACCCTCAGCGGGTACCAGACCCTCTATGGGGGCCAGATGAAGTCACTTAGTGATGACCAGACCCTTTATGGAGGACAGATGACCTACAGTGGGGACCAGATCCTCTATGACAGCCAGGTGAACACCTTTGGTGATGACCAGAGCCTCTATGGAGGTCAGATGATGACCCTTAAGGGGCATCATATGACAACTTCCACTGATGACCACACTGTCTATGGAGACCATATGATGCCACATCAGTCATCATCATTGCCATACCCAGGATTCCTATACTTTTCCAGTTCCCATTTGATCTATGGACAAACCCTAGAAAAGCAGAAGTGCAACGTCAAGACCCAGAGATGTCAAGTCCAGAAGAATCCTAACGTTTTGAAGACCTACACTTGCACATACCAGGACTGTGGTAAATCATATACTAAGCCTTCCCACCTCCGGATCCATGAGCGCAAACATACTGGTAAGTGA